A genome region from Coffea arabica cultivar ET-39 chromosome 7e, Coffea Arabica ET-39 HiFi, whole genome shotgun sequence includes the following:
- the LOC113701453 gene encoding cinnamoyl-CoA reductase-like SNL6 — protein MVMKGCKEVALAKMSFPKAPLVLLDGEKADRKSVGNAFACYSYSPERRIVCVTSANSCLGAHLAKKLLARGYLVRVTIQNPGNYEDMKELLNEEEISQLESVVVAKMGDVESLCDAFRGCHGIFHTSAFIDPRGISGYTERMAFLEAEGARNVIEACGRAAYSKRCIFTSSLLATFWKGDENDTGQVKVDEGCWSDEDFCRENKLWLALGKTRAEKVAWRKARELKVNLVTLCPSLLMAPSFPNALVETSIPYLKGGQIMFRRGVLATEDVNEMAETHAGVYQDMDYGACGRYICYGKIITRLEEAIQLESSLKMHGLLSGETAGQLVSGEADGIPPNLTNSKLTKLLDRASRRVSCHPSQSLLTSKFLT, from the exons ATGGTGATGAAGGGGTGTAAGGAAGTTGCATTAGCAAAAATGTCTTTCCCAAAAGCGCCACTGGTTTTGTTGGATGGAGAAAAAGCCGATCGCAAGTCTGTTGGCAACGCTTTTGCCTGCTATTCATACTCGCCGGAGAGACGAATTGTATGCGTCACCAGCGCCAACTCGTGCTTGGGTGCTCACTTGGCCAAGAAGCTATTGGCTCGTGGTTACCTTGTTCGAGTCACCATTCAGAATCCAG GGAATTACGAGGACATGAAGGAGCTCCTGAATGAAGAAGAGATAAGCCAATTAGAGAGTGTGGTGGTGGCAAAGATGGGAGATGTAGAAAGTCTCTGTGATGCTTTTAGAGGTTGCCATGGAATTTTTCACACCTCCGCTTTCATTGATCCGCGTGGAATATCTGGTTATACG GAACGAATGGCATTTCTTGAGGCAGAAGGAGCAAGAAATGTGATTGAAGCTTGCGGTAGAGCTGCATACTCGAAAAGATGCATCTTCACCTCTTCCCTTCTCGCAACTTTCTGGAAGGGTGACGAAAATGACACTGGACAAGTCAAAGTAGATGAGGGTTGTTGGAGTGATGAGGACTTCTGTAGAGAAAACAAG CTATGGCTTGCCTTGGGTAAAACAAGAGCTGAGAAGGTTGCTTGGAGGAAGGCACGAGAACTGAAGGTCAATCTCGTTACCCTCTGCCCCAGCCTCCTGATGGCTCCATCATTCCCAAATGCTCTTGTTGAAACCTCGATTCCTTACCTTAAAG GTGGGCAAATCATGTTTCGACGAGGCGTTTTAGCGACTGAAGATGTGAATGAGATGGCAGAGACACATGCGGGCGTTTACCAGGACATGGATTATGGGGCTTGTGGACGATATATTTGCTATGGAAAAATAATTACAAGATTAGAAGAGGCCATTCAACTTGAGAGTAGCTTGAAGATGCATGGCCTGCTGTCTGGAGAAACTGCAGGTCAACTAGTCTCTGGGGAAGCTGACGGGATCCCTCCTAACCTTACTAACTCCAAGCTCACCAAACTGTTGGACCGTGCTTCCCGGCGGGTATCTTGCCATCCGTCCCAATCACTTCTAACTTCTAAGTTCCTAACCTAA
- the LOC140011120 gene encoding uncharacterized protein — translation MGEEEDPQKLKRIAAAAYDYDNDPRWADYWSNVLIPPHMASRPDVVEHFKRKFYQRYIDPDLVVEPMSTSSSSQAARPSAQQASSSSSSTSHDQSRPRNAGSTGRTSGASTTQTPSATSLRWDRQTIQFSVNAWVLVVAVLAIFPLVPRDLSMRAFRLAFVGTACSSLYSLYSLYGKPRAWNMQAVQVWFQSVFVGKDFIYFIYCLTFVTSNLYLKFALIPVLSRALEHVAKFLRRNFSRSTLYRKYLEDACVWVESNTTTLNILSSQAEIGNGFLLIVSLISWQRNIIQAFMYWQLLKLMYHAPATGNYHRSAWAKIGRTVNPLIHRYAPFLNTPISAIQRWWFR, via the exons ATGGGAGAAGAGGAGGATCCACAGAAATTGAAGAGAATAGCGGCGGCGGCATACGACTACGACAACGACCCTAGATGGGCGGACTATTGGTCCAACGTCCTCATCCCGCCCCACATGGCCTCCCGCCCCGACGTCGTTGAACACTTCAAGCGCAAGTTCTACCAGCGCTACATC GACCCTGATCTTGTTGTTGAGCCGATGTCTACTAGCAGTTCCTCTCAGGCAGCAAGACCATCAGCACAGCaagcatcatcatcatcttcgtcAACTTCACATGACCAGTCACGACCCCGTAATGCAG GGTCAACTGGAAGAACATCTGGTGCATCTACAACACAAACTCCTAGTGCAACATCTCTGCGATGGGATCGGCAAACTATACAGTTCTCAGTCAATGCTTGG GTCTTGGTTGTGGCAGTTCTTGCTATTTTTCCACTTGTGCCAAGGGATCTATCCATGAGGGCATTTCGGTTAGCCTTCGTAGGGACTGCTTGCTCGTCCCTATATTCATTGTACTCATTATATGGG AAACCCAGAGCATGGAATATGCAAGCGGTGCAAGTGTGGTTTCAGTCAGTATTTGTCGGCAAGGATTTTATTTACTTCATTTACTGCTTGACATTCGTCACCTCAAATCTTTACCTCAAGT TTGCTTTGATTCCAGTATTAAGCCGAGCGCTTGAGCATGTTGCCAAGTTCCTGAGGCGAAATTTTAGCCGATCAACCTTGTATAG GAAATACTTGGAAGATGCTTGTGTTTGGGTTGAGTCAAACACAACAACCCTTAATATCCTGTCCTCACAAGCTGAAATTGGCAATGGCTTCCTTCTTATTGTTTCACTTATCTC GTGGCAGCGCAATATAATACAAGCATTCATGTACTGGCAG CTTCTAAAGCTCATGTATCATGCTCCTGCAACTGGCAATTACCACCGAAGTGCTTGGGCTAAGATTGGGAGGACTGTAAATCCACTCATCCATCGCTATGCACCATTCTTGAATACCCCTATTTCTGCTATCCAGAGATGGTGGTTCAGGTAG